A genomic region of Catalinimonas niigatensis contains the following coding sequences:
- a CDS encoding aspartyl protease family protein, which translates to MKLILSFLLILGLLCNSLRVMSQIQPVKIKNLRGKPIVQVELNGKKAYFLLDTGSDLTVMHEDIADFYNFNIKEMVIPLKVAGVDGSTGGMNRASNIELKLGELSILTPYFSYDLSSVIKYIQSKTFLTISGIIGSDVMVKYGFVIDYGEELVYIERADPSAG; encoded by the coding sequence ATGAAACTCATTCTTTCCTTTTTACTGATATTGGGCTTATTGTGCAACAGCCTCCGCGTGATGTCACAGATACAACCTGTCAAAATTAAAAACCTGCGCGGCAAACCCATCGTACAAGTGGAGCTTAACGGTAAGAAGGCTTACTTCCTGCTGGACACGGGCTCCGACCTTACTGTAATGCATGAGGACATAGCTGACTTTTATAATTTTAACATCAAAGAGATGGTCATCCCTCTCAAAGTTGCCGGGGTGGATGGTAGCACCGGCGGGATGAACCGCGCCTCCAACATTGAGCTTAAACTGGGCGAATTATCTATCCTTACTCCTTATTTTTCCTACGACCTTTCCAGCGTGATCAAATACATTCAAAGCAAGACGTTCCTTACAATCAGTGGCATTATCGGCTCAGATGTGATGGTCAAGTACGGCTTTGTAATAGACTATGGCGAAGAACTGGTCTATATCGAGAGGGCAGACCCTTCTGCTGGTTAG
- a CDS encoding PQQ-binding-like beta-propeller repeat protein, protein MIKDFCFVALYCLFALMVLCNCSRKKSELVWDQNFYRIGSQSSPRTADLNEDGILDIVMGAGKNEYQHSEQGILALDGQTGALLWQQEAEDQVYGSATFCDINGDGTADIFIGGRSPHLKGLDGKTGEVLWEYRYQYEHDSILQYARFNFQNAVLVPDQNEDGIPDLLTVNGGNSKAKPHTEENRFPGVLMLFDAKTGNIMAADTMPDGKESYMSPLCYIQPDSNEAIILFGTGGETISGHLYMAKISDLLERKLSNAQVIASEDGHGFIAPPVLADVSQDGYLDIVAISHGSSIFAIDGKNQHMLWQQRIENTESSNSFAVGYFTDDNVPDFFTFVSKGEWPNSTGSLQIMLDGNSGEVIYLDSIGCTGFSSPVVYDLNNDGRDEAIISINEFDCAGGFVERAPSTMENKLLAINFENSSVNTIDQLQGFKNIFSTPWLGDLDDDGYLDIVHCQYYNPSADLIIFMGMRVKRISTAIRVKKPPLWGAYMGSNGDGIFPLAE, encoded by the coding sequence ATGATAAAGGATTTTTGCTTTGTAGCCTTATATTGTCTGTTTGCTTTGATGGTGTTGTGCAACTGTAGCCGTAAGAAAAGTGAATTGGTATGGGATCAGAACTTTTACAGAATTGGCTCTCAATCCTCTCCCCGGACAGCAGATTTAAATGAAGACGGTATATTGGATATTGTAATGGGTGCCGGTAAGAATGAATACCAGCATAGTGAGCAAGGGATACTGGCACTGGATGGCCAAACGGGAGCCTTGCTGTGGCAACAAGAGGCAGAAGACCAGGTATACGGCTCAGCCACTTTCTGCGATATCAATGGCGATGGCACAGCGGATATTTTCATTGGAGGAAGGTCACCGCATCTTAAAGGATTGGATGGGAAAACAGGAGAAGTGCTCTGGGAATACAGGTATCAGTATGAGCATGACTCCATTTTACAATATGCACGCTTCAATTTTCAGAACGCTGTGCTGGTTCCAGACCAGAATGAGGATGGAATACCGGATTTGCTGACCGTCAATGGAGGTAACTCCAAGGCAAAACCCCATACGGAAGAGAATCGTTTTCCAGGCGTATTGATGCTTTTTGACGCAAAGACAGGCAATATCATGGCTGCCGACACCATGCCTGATGGCAAAGAATCTTATATGTCCCCACTTTGTTATATCCAGCCAGATAGCAATGAAGCTATTATCCTATTTGGCACAGGAGGAGAAACGATTTCGGGTCATTTATACATGGCAAAGATTTCTGATTTGCTTGAGAGAAAATTGTCCAATGCTCAGGTGATTGCTTCAGAAGATGGACATGGCTTTATTGCCCCTCCCGTACTGGCAGATGTCTCTCAGGATGGCTATCTGGATATTGTGGCTATTTCTCATGGCAGTAGCATTTTTGCCATTGATGGAAAAAACCAACACATGCTATGGCAACAGCGTATAGAAAACACCGAATCCAGCAATAGTTTTGCCGTAGGCTATTTTACGGATGATAATGTACCTGATTTTTTCACTTTTGTAAGTAAAGGAGAATGGCCCAACAGCACAGGCTCTTTGCAGATTATGCTGGATGGTAATAGTGGTGAAGTGATTTATCTGGATTCTATAGGCTGTACCGGTTTCTCTTCTCCAGTGGTTTATGATTTAAACAATGACGGGCGAGATGAGGCTATTATTAGCATCAATGAGTTTGATTGCGCTGGCGGATTTGTGGAACGGGCTCCTTCAACGATGGAAAATAAATTGCTTGCCATTAATTTTGAAAACAGTTCAGTCAACACCATTGACCAATTACAAGGCTTTAAGAATATCTTTTCCACCCCCTGGCTTGGCGATTTGGATGATGATGGTTACCTGGATATTGTGCATTGCCAATACTACAATCCTTCCGCAGACCTGATTATTTTTATGGGCATGAGAGTGAAACGGATCAGCACTGCGATCCGGGTGAAAAAACCTCCACTTTGGGGTGCTTACATGGGATCAAACGGAGATGGAATATTTCCTTTGGCTGAGTAA
- a CDS encoding vanadium-dependent haloperoxidase has product MKLALPIFLLSLVFSSAIATIPPDNRVQKAQIKDFGDQVFEISSVMLHDVINPPAASRFYAYAMLAAYQVVVANNETMPELSTRFKEQPNFAAVTAPQSLDKVFAATYAMLELGKKILPSGYMLQQKQDAYIEAYQQQYRMKNQTSAENVSYAEVIAQQVLAYAKTDGYGKLSTYTRYVPTQQNGRWYPTPPAYIEAIEPNWQYIRPFFMDSASQFAPPPPAPFSLDSGSSFHTQTMEVYETVKQLSEEQEEIANFWDCNPFAVKFTGHMAIGLKKITPGGHWMGIAGIACEKADISFDKAVLAHTLLALSLHDAFISCWQEKYHSDRIRPETVINRNIDQRWKPILQTPPFPEYSSGHSVASSTAAVILTALLGDDFAFDDDSEVYFGLPVRSFTSFYQAAEEAAISRLYGGIHFRDAIENGVAEGKALGQYILTKLALSAETSGK; this is encoded by the coding sequence ATGAAACTTGCACTACCTATCTTTCTGCTCAGCTTGGTATTTTCGTCGGCCATCGCCACCATACCTCCCGATAACAGAGTGCAGAAAGCGCAGATTAAAGACTTTGGCGATCAGGTGTTTGAGATTTCCTCTGTCATGCTGCACGATGTGATCAACCCACCGGCAGCCAGTCGTTTTTATGCCTACGCTATGCTGGCCGCTTACCAGGTAGTGGTTGCAAATAACGAAACTATGCCTGAGTTGAGTACACGTTTTAAGGAACAGCCCAACTTTGCTGCCGTAACTGCCCCCCAGTCATTAGATAAGGTTTTTGCCGCTACTTATGCGATGCTGGAACTGGGCAAAAAAATCCTGCCTTCCGGCTATATGCTACAGCAAAAGCAGGATGCTTACATAGAGGCATATCAGCAACAATACCGCATGAAAAACCAGACCTCCGCCGAAAACGTAAGCTATGCCGAAGTTATCGCACAGCAGGTACTGGCCTATGCCAAAACGGATGGCTACGGCAAACTCAGCACCTATACCCGCTATGTGCCTACGCAGCAGAATGGACGCTGGTATCCTACACCTCCGGCTTATATTGAAGCCATAGAACCTAACTGGCAGTACATTCGTCCTTTCTTCATGGACTCAGCCAGCCAGTTTGCTCCGCCTCCTCCCGCACCCTTCAGCCTGGATAGTGGCAGCAGTTTTCATACCCAGACCATGGAAGTGTATGAGACGGTAAAACAACTGAGCGAAGAACAGGAAGAAATCGCCAATTTCTGGGATTGTAATCCTTTTGCCGTCAAATTCACCGGGCATATGGCTATCGGTTTGAAAAAGATAACGCCTGGCGGTCACTGGATGGGTATTGCAGGTATCGCCTGCGAGAAAGCTGATATCTCCTTTGACAAAGCAGTGCTGGCCCATACGCTGCTGGCACTTTCACTGCATGACGCTTTCATTAGTTGCTGGCAGGAAAAATACCATAGCGACCGTATCCGTCCTGAGACGGTGATCAACCGTAACATAGACCAGCGCTGGAAGCCTATCCTTCAGACTCCTCCTTTCCCTGAATATAGCAGCGGGCATAGTGTAGCTTCCAGTACAGCGGCAGTCATTCTCACCGCACTGCTGGGCGATGATTTTGCCTTTGATGACGATTCTGAAGTCTACTTCGGTTTGCCAGTCAGGTCATTTACCTCTTTTTATCAGGCTGCTGAGGAAGCGGCAATCTCTCGCCTGTATGGAGGTATCCACTTCAGAGATGCTATTGAAAATGGCGTAGCGGAAGGGAAGGCTTTGGGACAATATATTCTTACCAAACTTGCGCTTTCAGCGGAAACCTCAGGAAAATAG
- a CDS encoding quinone oxidoreductase family protein encodes MQHIVFNQTGSAPNVLELKETALPEVKAGQVRIKVKAASVNPSDALFIQGAYGIKPKFPSPVGFEGAGEIDMIGTGIGEGIKLFKGMRVAFATLGSWAEYVVVPASSLMPIPDHLSWEQGAQLFINPFTALAMLEDVALKEGDWLLLTAGYSAVNKVVVKIAKALGIKTICTVRREEQADALHVLGAEAVVHTEKDELVERVHALTNGQGVQACFESVGGELSEQALQCMGKGGRMIIYGVLSGKPTPLNGGLMIFKELIIKGFWLSKWIEEASLTTKAKIAGELYQLAKKKMIPLEYGKSFPLEKAAEAVVYSEKSGKSGKAIIMCN; translated from the coding sequence ATGCAACACATTGTCTTTAACCAAACCGGCTCTGCCCCAAATGTACTGGAACTCAAAGAAACTGCTTTACCTGAGGTAAAAGCAGGGCAGGTGCGAATCAAAGTGAAAGCTGCTTCCGTCAATCCTTCAGATGCATTGTTTATACAAGGTGCCTATGGTATCAAACCCAAATTTCCCAGTCCGGTAGGATTTGAAGGAGCGGGTGAGATAGACATGATCGGCACTGGAATAGGAGAAGGCATTAAACTTTTCAAAGGAATGAGGGTTGCTTTTGCCACCTTGGGAAGCTGGGCGGAATATGTAGTAGTGCCTGCCTCCTCCCTGATGCCTATCCCTGACCATCTGAGCTGGGAACAGGGCGCTCAGTTGTTTATCAATCCCTTCACTGCCTTAGCCATGCTGGAAGATGTGGCGCTAAAAGAAGGAGACTGGCTCTTACTCACCGCTGGTTACTCGGCTGTCAATAAAGTGGTGGTAAAAATTGCCAAAGCACTGGGTATCAAAACCATTTGTACAGTACGCCGGGAAGAGCAGGCCGATGCACTGCATGTACTGGGTGCAGAAGCGGTAGTCCATACTGAAAAGGATGAGCTTGTAGAAAGAGTACATGCGCTTACCAATGGCCAGGGTGTACAAGCCTGTTTTGAATCTGTAGGAGGTGAACTCTCCGAACAAGCCCTGCAATGCATGGGTAAAGGAGGCCGGATGATCATTTATGGAGTGCTTAGTGGGAAACCTACACCTCTTAATGGTGGATTGATGATCTTCAAAGAACTTATCATCAAAGGCTTCTGGCTATCTAAATGGATAGAAGAAGCAAGCCTGACTACCAAAGCAAAAATTGCCGGAGAATTGTATCAACTGGCCAAGAAAAAAATGATTCCTCTGGAATATGGAAAAAGCTTTCCGCTGGAAAAAGCAGCAGAAGCAGTCGTCTACAGCGAGAAATCCGGTAAATCGGGCAAAGCCATTATCATGTGCAACTAA
- a CDS encoding SusC/RagA family TonB-linked outer membrane protein: protein MKKQLLLLLCMIVSVTYVMAQRQVSGKVTDGDDGSSLPGVNVLVQGTQQGTITDMDGNYSINVGDNVTLVFSSIGYSEQRVEVGNRSTIDITMTPDVQSLQEVVVTALGVERETKALGYSITEVDGSNLTEAREINVANSLAGRVAGVNVSNVASGPAGSTRVIIRGNKSLQGNNQPLYVIDGVPMDNSGFGQAGIWGGRDEGDGMSSVNPDDIASITVLKGASAAALYGARAANGVINIVTKKGSARKGIGVEFNSNYVFEQLNDQRDFQRSYGQGNYVLSDPNNSESPRVAVAPRTQQEAYSWGTDSWGPRLGSGTSVQFDGVSRPYRDAGDNWDRYFRTGSTLTNTISFTGGSETQNFRFSFSDLRNESIVPNSGFNRQNLSLATNSKFGERITLTSRILYSHEYADNRPYLSDSPANGVLSMYYIPANLNVENYYGDPNKPGAIPPSADANSLSIWGKSVGEEYQQANNNWHQNPYWTAYQFDNDDWRDRLLPSATLRYDVTDFLYVQARAGMDWYTRRETDLVPQGTGYQRGGSLTEAEDRVREINMEWMLGFDKSFGKINVNAFAGGNRMRRSSERIAASGNGFNVPFFEAITNTVTQNFGYGFSESGINSLFGSAEVSYDGILFLTGTVRNDWFSVLNPENNSILYPSVGASFVFSDAIDQLPNWLSFGKIRGSWAQVGNVTVGPYNTLLTYSLKQPHLGYTMASFSSAGGNNGSIPNPGLLPLTSTEYEVGLDVRFLDNRLGIDFTYYDQKTTDDILNATISRASGFGSTVVNVGEMQNKGVEILLTGTPVAGPLTWDVSLNMARNKNKVISLIPGNDELVVEEPRSRNAFIKHIVGYPFGMITGRVQKTTEDGQPIFFPDGRPVGSDDYEIIGNGVPDWTGGFNNSLTFKGFNLGALIDFKIGGDLLSGTNMRMTSAGLHKQTLQGREGEAPLTVSGVTQNGTTEAGEPIYEPLNLTLTPSQAQAYWQSVQGEANAVTDMFLYDASFAKLRQVTFGYIFPSRMLEKTPFQSLSLSFVARNLAILYKNVDNIDPESSYQNGNGQGLDYFGMPKTRSYGFNLRVSF, encoded by the coding sequence ATGAAAAAACAATTACTCCTTTTATTATGCATGATTGTCAGCGTCACATATGTCATGGCGCAAAGGCAAGTCAGCGGAAAAGTGACCGATGGTGATGATGGATCTTCACTTCCTGGAGTCAACGTATTGGTACAAGGCACACAACAGGGAACCATCACTGACATGGATGGCAACTATTCTATCAATGTAGGCGATAATGTTACTTTGGTATTTAGTTCTATAGGCTACAGTGAGCAAAGGGTAGAAGTAGGCAATAGATCTACTATTGATATAACCATGACGCCTGATGTCCAATCCCTGCAAGAAGTGGTGGTGACAGCCCTGGGTGTGGAACGCGAAACGAAAGCGCTTGGATATTCTATTACCGAAGTTGATGGTTCTAACCTTACCGAAGCCCGCGAAATTAACGTGGCCAATTCGCTGGCAGGAAGAGTAGCCGGGGTCAACGTAAGCAACGTAGCTTCTGGCCCTGCAGGCTCTACCCGGGTAATTATCCGCGGTAATAAATCTCTTCAGGGAAACAATCAGCCTCTTTATGTGATAGATGGTGTCCCTATGGATAACTCCGGCTTTGGCCAGGCAGGAATTTGGGGTGGCCGTGATGAAGGTGACGGTATGTCCAGTGTTAATCCTGATGATATTGCTTCTATTACTGTACTGAAAGGTGCCAGTGCTGCCGCGCTTTATGGTGCCAGAGCTGCCAATGGCGTAATCAACATCGTGACCAAAAAAGGCTCTGCCAGAAAAGGTATTGGCGTTGAATTTAACTCCAATTACGTATTTGAACAATTGAATGACCAGAGAGATTTCCAACGCTCTTATGGACAGGGCAATTACGTTCTGTCGGACCCTAACAATTCCGAATCACCACGCGTTGCCGTAGCTCCCCGCACGCAGCAGGAAGCCTACAGCTGGGGTACCGATTCCTGGGGCCCGAGGTTGGGCAGCGGTACTTCTGTCCAATTTGATGGTGTTTCCCGGCCCTATCGGGATGCAGGAGACAACTGGGACCGCTATTTCCGTACAGGATCTACGCTAACGAATACCATTTCGTTTACCGGAGGAAGTGAAACACAGAATTTCCGTTTCTCTTTTTCAGATTTAAGAAATGAGTCTATCGTACCTAATTCCGGATTTAATCGTCAGAACCTGTCTTTGGCTACCAATTCTAAATTTGGTGAGCGCATCACTTTAACTTCCAGGATTTTATATTCTCATGAATACGCCGATAACCGGCCGTACCTGTCAGACTCACCGGCGAATGGTGTTTTGTCTATGTACTATATACCGGCCAACCTGAATGTTGAAAATTACTATGGCGACCCTAATAAGCCGGGTGCCATTCCGCCGTCCGCTGATGCAAACAGTTTGAGCATTTGGGGAAAAAGCGTAGGAGAAGAATACCAGCAAGCCAACAACAACTGGCACCAGAACCCTTACTGGACTGCCTATCAGTTTGACAATGATGACTGGAGAGACCGTCTGCTTCCTTCGGCTACTTTGAGGTATGATGTTACCGACTTCCTTTATGTACAGGCCCGTGCCGGTATGGACTGGTACACCCGTAGAGAAACCGATTTAGTACCTCAGGGTACCGGTTATCAGCGGGGTGGCTCTTTAACTGAAGCAGAAGACCGGGTACGGGAAATCAATATGGAGTGGATGCTGGGCTTTGATAAATCTTTTGGAAAAATTAATGTTAATGCCTTTGCCGGAGGTAACCGCATGCGCAGGAGCAGTGAGCGGATCGCTGCCAGCGGAAATGGCTTTAATGTGCCCTTCTTTGAAGCAATCACCAATACCGTAACACAGAACTTTGGTTATGGCTTCTCAGAATCAGGGATCAACTCTTTATTCGGTTCAGCTGAAGTAAGTTATGATGGAATCCTGTTCCTGACGGGAACAGTGAGAAATGATTGGTTCTCAGTATTGAATCCTGAAAACAATAGCATACTTTATCCTTCAGTAGGTGCCAGCTTTGTATTCTCTGATGCCATAGACCAGTTGCCCAACTGGTTGAGTTTTGGTAAGATCAGAGGATCATGGGCACAGGTGGGTAATGTGACGGTAGGCCCTTACAATACGCTGCTTACCTACTCCCTCAAACAACCTCACCTGGGCTACACCATGGCCTCATTCTCCTCAGCAGGAGGCAATAATGGTTCTATCCCTAATCCAGGACTTCTTCCATTGACCTCTACAGAATATGAAGTAGGATTAGATGTCCGCTTTCTGGATAACAGGTTAGGTATTGACTTTACCTACTACGATCAAAAGACTACCGATGATATCCTGAATGCGACCATTTCCCGGGCTTCCGGCTTTGGCTCAACCGTAGTGAACGTGGGTGAGATGCAAAATAAAGGAGTGGAAATACTATTAACCGGTACACCGGTAGCAGGCCCACTGACCTGGGACGTGTCACTGAACATGGCAAGAAATAAGAACAAAGTAATTTCTTTGATTCCAGGCAATGATGAGTTAGTCGTGGAAGAACCAAGATCAAGAAATGCGTTTATCAAGCACATTGTGGGTTATCCTTTTGGTATGATCACCGGCCGTGTACAAAAAACGACGGAAGACGGACAGCCTATCTTTTTCCCTGATGGAAGGCCGGTAGGCTCCGATGACTACGAAATCATAGGCAATGGTGTACCTGACTGGACAGGAGGATTTAATAACTCACTTACTTTCAAAGGCTTCAACCTGGGTGCCCTGATTGACTTCAAAATTGGAGGAGATCTTTTATCCGGTACCAATATGCGGATGACCAGCGCAGGACTGCATAAACAAACCCTGCAAGGACGTGAGGGCGAAGCTCCATTGACCGTATCCGGCGTTACCCAAAACGGTACAACTGAAGCTGGAGAACCCATCTATGAGCCATTAAACCTGACGCTTACGCCTTCTCAGGCACAGGCTTACTGGCAGTCAGTGCAGGGTGAAGCCAATGCTGTCACTGATATGTTCTTGTACGATGCTTCTTTTGCAAAACTGAGACAGGTCACTTTCGGATATATTTTCCCTAGTAGAATGCTGGAAAAAACACCTTTCCAGAGTCTGAGCTTGTCATTTGTTGCACGTAACCTGGCCATACTCTACAAAAATGTGGATAATATAGATCCGGAATCTTCCTACCAGAACGGTAACGGGCAGGGACTGGATTATTTTGGGATGCCTAAGACACGCAGCTACGGTTTTAACTTGAGGGTAAGTTTCTAA
- a CDS encoding SusD/RagB family nutrient-binding outer membrane lipoprotein — MKYLNKWIVCTLATVFLVAGCNTDELQDLNINPQAVNQIDLNYLFTSAELSIASQGASGDNRYTDWRTNIGLASTAIQQLAATGGIAAAGNFYRHNEETSAAPWEFTYNDQLKNIEEVLKQTGEGGYSEGQLINTRNAARILRVFSFARLTDFYGSIPYFEANKGIEGIFFPTYDPQSVIYPDLLKELEEATAAISTSNPDDGFTRADMIYDGDIAKWKKWGYSLMLRLAMRVSNVAPDLANQYVTKAVTGGVFTSNEDNVWIPMDVGPSEWQDQNGISRAFYPGDGGEPAYMSATMIDFLKGPNANSVADDDPRLMILSGGIAKWDAAGWTPINTDPLAQVGLPNGFAQSDIEAQAGGPVILQETYSRINYLMLDDNDPYMIMNYAEVEFLLAEALVRGIGSGITGTAQQHYEDGVRAAMQMYVPFDASLEVSDAEVDAYLAARPYGVVAPPLEMIGEQMWVSKFFNWWDAWSDWRRTGYPELVAYTSDDSPITGGIIPLRLRYPTTEVAANPNFNFADKNNYTSPVWWDGGQE, encoded by the coding sequence ATGAAATATCTAAATAAATGGATAGTATGTACATTGGCTACGGTTTTTCTGGTAGCCGGATGTAATACCGATGAATTACAAGACCTGAATATCAATCCTCAGGCGGTCAATCAAATTGATTTAAATTACCTGTTTACGTCTGCTGAGCTTAGTATTGCTTCTCAGGGTGCATCCGGAGATAACCGATATACCGACTGGAGAACCAATATAGGCCTGGCCTCTACCGCCATACAGCAACTTGCTGCCACAGGTGGTATAGCCGCTGCCGGTAATTTTTACCGGCATAATGAAGAAACCTCTGCTGCTCCCTGGGAATTTACTTACAATGATCAGTTGAAGAACATTGAGGAAGTACTCAAACAGACAGGTGAAGGTGGTTATTCAGAGGGGCAGTTGATTAATACCAGAAACGCCGCCAGAATTCTCAGAGTCTTTAGCTTTGCCAGACTAACAGATTTTTATGGCAGCATTCCCTACTTTGAAGCCAATAAAGGTATAGAAGGAATTTTCTTTCCTACCTATGATCCTCAGTCAGTCATCTATCCTGATTTGTTGAAAGAACTGGAAGAAGCTACTGCTGCCATCAGTACCTCTAATCCAGATGATGGGTTTACTAGAGCCGACATGATCTACGATGGGGATATTGCCAAGTGGAAAAAGTGGGGGTACTCTCTGATGCTCAGGTTAGCCATGAGGGTTTCCAATGTAGCTCCTGATCTGGCTAACCAGTATGTGACCAAAGCAGTAACCGGTGGCGTATTTACCAGCAATGAAGATAACGTATGGATTCCGATGGACGTTGGTCCCAGTGAGTGGCAGGACCAGAATGGTATCTCAAGAGCATTTTATCCCGGTGACGGTGGAGAACCTGCGTATATGAGTGCTACTATGATTGACTTTCTGAAAGGCCCCAACGCAAATAGTGTGGCGGATGATGATCCACGTCTCATGATCCTGAGTGGGGGCATTGCCAAATGGGATGCTGCGGGCTGGACGCCTATCAATACTGATCCCCTGGCACAAGTAGGTTTACCCAACGGCTTTGCCCAGTCGGATATCGAAGCCCAGGCTGGTGGTCCGGTGATCTTGCAGGAGACTTACTCCAGAATTAATTACCTGATGCTGGATGACAATGATCCCTACATGATCATGAATTATGCTGAAGTAGAATTCCTTTTGGCTGAGGCTTTGGTAAGAGGCATAGGCTCCGGAATTACAGGAACTGCCCAGCAGCATTATGAAGATGGTGTAAGAGCTGCCATGCAGATGTATGTGCCTTTTGACGCTTCTCTTGAAGTTTCTGATGCGGAAGTAGATGCTTATCTGGCTGCCCGTCCTTATGGCGTAGTGGCCCCTCCTCTGGAAATGATTGGTGAGCAGATGTGGGTGAGCAAATTCTTCAACTGGTGGGATGCCTGGTCTGATTGGAGAAGAACCGGTTACCCTGAACTGGTGGCTTACACCAGCGATGACTCACCCATTACCGGAGGTATCATCCCATTAAGACTGAGATACCCTACAACCGAAGTAGCAGCCAATCCGAATTTTAATTTTGCTGATAAAAACAATTACACTTCCCCTGTTTGGTGGGATGGTGGTCAGGAATAA
- a CDS encoding redoxin family protein — MKKLHLLLLFLISAVCTLAQEKKEEPKTLEISAKAPDFSLKGIDSKMHSLSTYDDADVLAILFTCNHCPTAQAYEERVINLVNDYKDKSFQLVAISSNAPNAISLSELGYTDLSDTYEEMQIRAEEMNYNFPYLYDGDDQDAALKYGPVATPHIFVFDKARTLSYVGRLDASEKPGTANAEDVRQSIDELLAGKKVSNPETKTFGCSIKWGWKDEWVQKQLDAWAAEEVSIEPISTDGIRQLIANDSDKLRLINVWATWCGPCVMEFPEFIEIDRMYRGRDFEFISISADQPTKQDKALAFLKKKEASNKNYIFNTDDKYALIEAIDPEWQGALPYTLLVEPGGSIVYSKQGTIDPQEMKRAIVENQYIGRYY; from the coding sequence ATGAAAAAGCTACACCTGTTACTATTATTTCTGATTTCGGCAGTTTGTACACTGGCTCAGGAGAAAAAAGAGGAGCCAAAAACGCTGGAAATTAGTGCGAAAGCACCTGATTTTTCGCTAAAAGGTATAGACAGTAAAATGCACAGCCTCTCTACCTATGATGATGCAGATGTGCTGGCTATCCTTTTTACCTGCAACCATTGCCCCACCGCGCAGGCTTACGAAGAGCGCGTGATTAACTTGGTCAATGATTATAAAGACAAAAGTTTTCAGCTGGTAGCGATCTCATCTAACGCCCCCAATGCTATCAGCCTCTCTGAGTTGGGCTATACCGACTTGAGTGACACCTATGAGGAGATGCAAATTCGTGCCGAAGAGATGAACTATAATTTTCCTTACCTCTACGATGGAGATGATCAGGACGCTGCACTCAAGTACGGCCCGGTAGCTACCCCGCATATTTTTGTATTTGACAAAGCGCGTACCCTCAGCTATGTAGGCAGGCTGGATGCATCGGAGAAGCCGGGTACTGCCAATGCAGAAGATGTAAGGCAGTCGATAGATGAATTATTGGCAGGCAAAAAAGTTTCAAATCCGGAGACCAAAACTTTCGGCTGCTCCATCAAATGGGGATGGAAAGATGAATGGGTACAAAAACAACTGGATGCCTGGGCTGCTGAGGAGGTAAGCATTGAGCCTATCAGCACTGATGGTATTCGCCAGCTCATAGCCAATGATTCTGATAAGCTGCGGTTGATCAATGTGTGGGCTACCTGGTGCGGCCCCTGTGTGATGGAATTCCCCGAATTTATAGAAATCGACCGCATGTATCGCGGACGTGACTTTGAGTTTATCTCCATCAGTGCCGACCAACCCACAAAGCAGGATAAAGCGCTGGCTTTTCTGAAAAAGAAGGAAGCTTCCAATAAAAACTATATCTTTAATACAGATGATAAATATGCTTTGATAGAGGCGATTGATCCCGAATGGCAGGGGGCCTTGCCTTATACCCTATTGGTAGAGCCAGGCGGAAGCATTGTCTATAGCAAACAGGGCACCATTGACCCGCAGGAAATGAAAAGAGCTATTGTGGAAAACCAATATATTGGGCGTTACTACTAA